One Sphingomonas sp. SUN039 genomic window carries:
- a CDS encoding citrate synthase — MADSAKLSVGGKEFDYSVRSGSVGPDVIDIRKLYAQTGAFTFDPGFTSTASCESAITYIDGDEGILLHRGYPIDQLAEQSSFMEVSYLLLNGELPDKATLDKFTTTITRHTMLHEQMATFYRGFRRDAHPMAIMCGVVGALSAFYHDSTDITDPHQRMVASHRLIAKMPTIAAMSYQYSVGRPFLYPRNSLSYTGNFLRMTFGNPAEEYEVNPVVEKAMDKIFILHADHEQNASTSTVRLAGSSGANPFACIAAGIACLWGPAHGGANEAALEMLREIGTVDRIPEYIARAKNKDDPFRLMGFGHRVYKNFDPRATVMKKTADEVLKELGVTDPIFDVARELEQIALNDPYFIDKKLYPNVDFYSGVILSAIGFPTTMFTVLFALARTVGWVAQWNEMISDPEQKIGRPRQLYTGPVQRDYVPVGKR; from the coding sequence ATGGCGGATTCGGCGAAACTTTCGGTCGGCGGCAAGGAGTTCGATTATTCAGTCCGCAGCGGCAGCGTCGGCCCCGATGTCATCGATATCCGCAAACTCTATGCCCAGACCGGTGCGTTCACCTTCGACCCCGGCTTCACCTCGACGGCAAGCTGCGAGTCGGCGATTACCTATATCGACGGCGACGAAGGCATTTTGCTCCACCGGGGCTATCCCATCGACCAGCTCGCCGAACAGTCGAGCTTCATGGAAGTCAGCTATCTGCTGCTCAACGGCGAGCTTCCCGACAAGGCAACGCTCGACAAATTCACCACCACCATCACCCGCCACACCATGCTGCACGAACAGATGGCGACTTTCTATCGCGGCTTCCGGCGCGACGCGCATCCGATGGCGATCATGTGCGGTGTGGTCGGCGCGCTGTCGGCGTTCTACCATGATTCGACCGACATCACCGACCCGCACCAGCGCATGGTCGCGTCGCACCGCCTGATCGCCAAAATGCCGACGATCGCGGCGATGTCGTACCAGTACAGCGTCGGGCGGCCGTTCCTCTATCCGCGCAACAGCCTGTCCTACACCGGCAATTTCCTGCGTATGACCTTCGGCAATCCGGCCGAGGAGTATGAGGTCAACCCGGTCGTCGAAAAAGCGATGGACAAGATTTTCATCCTCCACGCCGACCATGAACAGAACGCTTCGACCTCGACTGTGCGGCTGGCGGGATCTTCCGGCGCAAACCCGTTTGCGTGTATCGCGGCGGGCATCGCCTGCTTGTGGGGACCGGCACACGGCGGCGCGAACGAAGCGGCGCTGGAGATGCTCCGCGAGATCGGAACGGTCGACCGCATTCCCGAATATATCGCCCGCGCCAAGAACAAGGACGACCCGTTCCGCCTGATGGGTTTCGGCCACCGCGTTTACAAGAATTTCGACCCGCGCGCGACGGTGATGAAGAAGACGGCCGACGAGGTGCTCAAGGAACTGGGCGTCACCGACCCGATTTTCGATGTCGCACGCGAACTCGAACAGATCGCGCTCAATGACCCCTATTTTATCGACAAGAAGCTCTACCCGAACGTCGATTTCTACTCGGGCGTGATCCTGTCGGCGATCGGTTTCCCGACGACGATGTTCACCGTGCTGTTCGCACTCGCCCGCACCGTCGGCTGGGTCGCGCAGTGGAACGAGATGATCAGCGATCCCGAGCAGAAGATCGGTCGCCCGCGCCAGCTCTACACGGGGCCGGTGCAGCGCGACTATGTTCCCGTCGGAAAGCGCTAG
- the gltX gene encoding glutamate--tRNA ligase: MNATPASKPPVTRFAPSPTGFLHIGGARTALFNWLYARHHGGKFLLRIEDTDRARSTDAAIEAILDGMRWLGLDWDGPEIYQFSRAARHAEVANALLANGHAYRCYATPEELTEMREAQRAAKLPMRYDGRWRDRTDTPDLPFVVRLRAPQTGEVTIEDRVQGPVTVQNAELDDFVLLRSDGTPTYMLSVVVDDHDMAVTHVIRGDDHLNNAFRQLALIRAMQWPEPTYAHVPLIHGSDGAKLSKRHGALGVEAYRDELGILPEALNNYLLRLGWGHGDDEIITREQAIAWFDIDAVGRSPSRFDTKKLDNINGHYLREADDARLAGIVAPMVGTGDTGLLTRAMPVLKTRAKSTVEIADGARFLFDTRPLPLDEGAAALLTSDGIALVGQVRNALADASEWTATALEEAVRQVAGDAGLGLGKVAQPLRAALTGRTTSPGIFDVLALLGREETLARLDDAISGRNARPAA; encoded by the coding sequence GTGAACGCAACGCCTGCCTCGAAACCGCCCGTCACCCGCTTCGCCCCGTCGCCGACGGGGTTTCTCCACATCGGCGGCGCGCGGACGGCGCTGTTCAACTGGCTCTATGCGCGGCACCACGGCGGCAAATTCTTGTTGCGGATCGAGGATACCGACCGCGCGCGCTCGACCGATGCCGCAATCGAGGCGATCCTCGACGGGATGCGCTGGCTGGGCCTCGATTGGGACGGCCCCGAAATCTACCAGTTCAGCCGCGCCGCCCGCCATGCCGAGGTTGCAAACGCGCTGCTGGCGAATGGTCATGCCTATCGCTGCTATGCGACGCCTGAGGAACTGACCGAAATGCGCGAGGCGCAGCGCGCGGCGAAATTGCCGATGCGCTATGACGGGCGCTGGCGCGACCGCACCGACACGCCCGACCTGCCCTTCGTCGTCCGGCTGCGCGCCCCGCAAACCGGCGAAGTGACCATCGAAGACCGCGTGCAGGGGCCGGTGACCGTGCAGAATGCCGAGCTCGACGATTTCGTCCTGCTGCGGTCGGACGGCACGCCGACATACATGCTCAGCGTCGTCGTCGACGATCACGACATGGCGGTGACGCACGTCATTCGCGGCGACGATCATCTGAACAATGCGTTCCGGCAGTTGGCGCTGATCCGCGCCATGCAATGGCCCGAGCCAACTTACGCCCATGTGCCTCTCATCCATGGCTCCGACGGCGCGAAGCTTTCGAAGCGGCACGGCGCGCTGGGTGTTGAGGCCTATCGCGACGAACTGGGTATCCTGCCCGAGGCACTGAACAATTACCTGTTGCGGCTCGGCTGGGGCCACGGCGACGACGAGATCATCACCCGCGAACAGGCCATCGCCTGGTTCGACATCGATGCGGTCGGGCGGTCGCCGTCGCGCTTCGACACCAAGAAGCTCGACAACATCAACGGTCATTATCTGCGCGAAGCAGACGATGCGCGACTGGCCGGGATTGTCGCGCCGATGGTCGGCACCGGCGACACCGGGCTGCTGACCCGCGCAATGCCCGTTCTCAAAACGCGGGCGAAATCGACAGTCGAGATCGCCGACGGCGCGCGCTTCCTGTTCGACACGCGACCGCTGCCTCTCGACGAGGGCGCGGCGGCTCTGCTAACATCAGATGGGATCGCGCTGGTCGGGCAAGTGCGTAACGCGCTGGCCGATGCAAGCGAATGGACCGCGACCGCACTCGAAGAAGCCGTGCGGCAGGTCGCCGGGGATGCCGGACTTGGTCTTGGCAAGGTCGCCCAGCCGTTGCGCGCGGCGCTCACGGGGCGGACGACCTCGCCGGGTATTTTCGATGTGCTGGCGCTGCTCGGGCGCGAGGAGACGCTGGCGCGGCTTGACGATGCGATTTCGGGGCGCAATGCGCGTCCCGCAGCTTAA
- a CDS encoding ComEC/Rec2 family competence protein, with amino-acid sequence MDAVFDFAPSTDAAPRKSGGRDRVETWLEVQRDQLPLWLPVAFGTGAAAWFALPSPGAWTGWLVAMAALVAAALAFPLGGRARRALLVAGLAGGLGLAGAWWRAESVAAPVLARPVVATFTGKVVDVEVQAAKDRYRVTLLPLGMPTLPPKVRVTIDTADAPPGMAEGDTLSLRARLVGPPNASIPGGYDFSRTAWFLRLGATGKAMGKVERIAAAPGSSPFRARLTAHIRDQVPGSAGGIAAAFATGDRGGIATEDEEAMRASGLTHLLSVSGLHITAVVGAAMFLALRLLALSPWLALRLPLVAISAGVGALAGIGYTLLTGAEVPTIRSCVAAVLIVIGIMLGRQAFTLRLVATGALVVLLLWPEAVVGPSFQLSFAAITSIVALHEWGVMQRLTSPRDEGPVMKLGRGLVSLLATGVVVEAALAPIALYHFHKQGLFGALANIVAIPLTTFVTMPLEAMALIFDAVGLGAPFWWLTGLSLDLLLWIARTVAGWPGAVAALPSVPVGAFAGMIYGGLWLMLWKGRVRTLGLVPFAAGAIWALATPPPDLLVTGDGMHLAVRGDDGRLATLRSRAGDYVRSVMSERFGDLGELDDLDTLSGAVCSDDVCRLDLTRGGRVWRIVATRSRYLLPGASFRNECAAADIVVSDRRLPPWCTPKWLKADRVFLAKTGGLAVTLAGAKVETVADGEGEHPWVVARRGAR; translated from the coding sequence ATGGATGCGGTGTTCGATTTTGCCCCTAGCACCGATGCTGCACCGCGCAAATCGGGTGGGCGCGACCGCGTCGAGACGTGGCTGGAAGTGCAACGCGACCAGCTGCCGTTGTGGTTGCCGGTGGCGTTCGGGACCGGCGCAGCAGCGTGGTTCGCCCTGCCATCGCCGGGGGCGTGGACCGGCTGGCTGGTCGCGATGGCGGCACTGGTCGCGGCGGCGCTGGCGTTCCCGCTCGGCGGACGGGCTCGGCGGGCGTTGCTGGTGGCGGGACTGGCGGGCGGATTGGGGTTGGCGGGGGCATGGTGGCGGGCCGAGTCGGTCGCCGCCCCCGTACTGGCACGGCCCGTGGTCGCCACCTTCACGGGCAAGGTCGTCGATGTCGAGGTGCAGGCAGCCAAGGACCGCTACCGGGTTACGTTGCTACCCCTCGGCATGCCTACGCTTCCGCCGAAGGTCCGCGTTACCATCGACACCGCCGATGCGCCGCCGGGAATGGCCGAGGGCGACACGCTGTCGCTGCGCGCGCGGCTGGTTGGGCCACCGAACGCGAGCATCCCGGGAGGCTATGATTTCTCGCGCACCGCATGGTTCCTGCGGCTGGGCGCGACGGGCAAGGCGATGGGGAAGGTCGAACGCATTGCCGCTGCGCCCGGATCATCGCCGTTCCGGGCGCGGCTGACCGCGCATATCCGCGACCAGGTGCCGGGCAGCGCTGGCGGGATCGCGGCGGCCTTTGCGACCGGCGACCGGGGCGGGATCGCAACCGAGGACGAGGAAGCGATGCGCGCCTCGGGACTCACGCATTTGTTGTCGGTCAGCGGGCTGCACATCACGGCAGTGGTCGGCGCGGCGATGTTCCTTGCGCTGCGGTTGCTGGCACTCAGTCCGTGGCTCGCCTTGCGCCTGCCGCTGGTAGCGATTTCGGCAGGCGTCGGGGCGCTGGCAGGGATCGGGTATACCTTGCTTACCGGCGCGGAGGTACCGACGATCCGGTCGTGCGTCGCCGCTGTGCTGATCGTGATCGGCATCATGCTCGGGCGACAGGCGTTCACCCTGCGGCTGGTCGCGACCGGCGCGCTGGTCGTGCTGCTGCTCTGGCCCGAGGCGGTGGTCGGGCCGAGTTTCCAGCTGAGCTTTGCTGCGATCACCTCGATCGTGGCGCTCCACGAATGGGGCGTGATGCAGCGGCTGACCTCGCCGCGCGACGAGGGGCCGGTGATGAAGCTCGGGCGCGGGCTAGTCTCATTGCTGGCAACCGGCGTGGTCGTCGAGGCGGCACTGGCCCCCATCGCGCTGTATCATTTCCATAAACAGGGGCTGTTCGGCGCGCTGGCGAACATCGTCGCGATCCCGCTGACGACGTTCGTGACGATGCCGCTCGAGGCGATGGCGCTGATTTTCGATGCGGTTGGCCTGGGCGCGCCGTTCTGGTGGCTGACGGGGCTGTCGCTCGACCTGTTGCTGTGGATCGCGCGGACGGTGGCGGGGTGGCCGGGTGCGGTTGCGGCGCTGCCCTCTGTGCCGGTCGGGGCGTTTGCCGGCATGATCTATGGCGGGCTGTGGCTGATGCTCTGGAAGGGGCGGGTGCGGACGCTGGGGCTGGTGCCGTTCGCGGCCGGCGCGATCTGGGCATTGGCGACCCCGCCGCCCGACCTGCTCGTCACCGGCGACGGGATGCACCTTGCGGTGCGCGGCGATGACGGCAGGCTTGCCACACTGCGTTCGCGGGCAGGCGATTATGTGCGCTCGGTGATGAGCGAACGCTTCGGCGATCTCGGCGAACTCGACGATCTCGATACTTTGAGCGGTGCGGTATGCAGCGACGACGTCTGCCGCCTCGACCTGACGCGCGGCGGGCGGGTGTGGCGCATCGTCGCGACGCGCAGCCGCTACCTGCTGCCCGGGGCCAGCTTCCGCAACGAATGCGCCGCCGCCGATATCGTGGTCAGCGACCGAAGGCTGCCGCCGTGGTGCACGCCGAAATGGTTGAAGGCGGATCGGGTGTTTCTGGCGAAGACGGGCGGGCTGGCGGTGACGCTTGCGGGGGCGAAGGTCGAGACGGTGGCCGACGGGGAGGGGGAGCATCCTTGGGTGGTGGCGCGGCGAGGGGCTCGATAA
- a CDS encoding type II toxin-antitoxin system PemK/MazF family toxin encodes MKRGEIWWVEFDPSIGSEIRKTRPAIILSNDAANRNLSRVVVIPMSSNVARLYPGEALVSMAGTQSKAMADQIMAADKVRLKSRLGVVSRAEMEGVEEAIKVHLGLPR; translated from the coding sequence ATGAAGCGCGGTGAAATCTGGTGGGTCGAGTTCGACCCGTCCATCGGCAGCGAAATCCGCAAAACCCGCCCCGCGATCATCCTGAGCAACGACGCCGCCAACCGCAATCTGTCGCGCGTGGTTGTGATCCCGATGTCGTCGAACGTGGCACGGCTTTATCCCGGCGAGGCGCTGGTCAGCATGGCGGGGACGCAGAGCAAGGCGATGGCCGACCAGATCATGGCTGCGGATAAGGTGCGGCTGAAGAGTCGGCTCGGGGTGGTGTCACGGGCGGAGATGGAGGGGGTCGAGGAGGCGATTAAGGTGCATCTGGGGCTGCCGAGGTAG
- a CDS encoding AbiV family abortive infection protein — protein sequence MPDKVTEGDHTLLSVLLQGAEKTFENAEKLFHEAEILGGIGATARALCLHQISLEECSKVDSLGAWTTSLVLGFEVDQKKVLAALSRHASKNKMNAYMLEVSPEEFEARASGDWKTASELFKESQSQFHASSNQAKNASLYVDWVEGAFVAPEDRINSEMLADIKEQNATFLGYAFNNLKALRRLLAAPDDLRELMLDFVEQAQKLRADDSTNVMEASNALLSGFLEAGIAKLQRR from the coding sequence GTGCCTGACAAAGTGACCGAAGGCGATCACACTCTCTTATCAGTCCTATTACAAGGGGCGGAAAAGACCTTCGAGAACGCCGAAAAGCTGTTTCACGAAGCTGAGATTCTTGGCGGGATCGGCGCGACAGCACGTGCACTTTGCTTGCACCAGATTTCTCTTGAGGAGTGCTCCAAGGTCGACAGCCTAGGAGCTTGGACAACGAGCTTAGTGTTGGGTTTCGAAGTCGATCAGAAGAAAGTATTGGCCGCACTTTCCCGACATGCCTCGAAGAACAAGATGAACGCCTACATGCTAGAAGTCTCCCCGGAGGAGTTCGAGGCTCGGGCAAGCGGGGACTGGAAAACGGCTTCTGAGCTGTTCAAGGAATCGCAAAGCCAGTTCCACGCCAGTTCTAACCAAGCGAAAAATGCCTCCTTGTATGTCGATTGGGTTGAAGGTGCTTTCGTCGCCCCGGAGGATCGCATCAATTCGGAAATGTTAGCCGATATCAAAGAGCAAAATGCAACTTTTCTTGGCTATGCATTCAACAATCTCAAGGCATTGAGACGCCTTTTAGCAGCTCCTGACGACTTGCGAGAGCTGATGTTAGATTTTGTCGAACAGGCGCAAAAATTGCGAGCGGACGACTCCACCAATGTTATGGAAGCGTCCAACGCCCTCCTATCCGGCTTCCTCGAAGCTGGAATAGCAAAATTACAAAGGAGATAA
- a CDS encoding type II toxin-antitoxin system HicB family antitoxin, producing the protein MTPHYHINIFWHEPDRCWIADVPDLEGCSAHGDDPEEAAREGRVAIDEWIASAVAHGDPVPEPRYRPAIYAMLSAA; encoded by the coding sequence ATGACCCCGCATTATCACATCAACATCTTCTGGCACGAACCCGACCGCTGTTGGATCGCCGACGTCCCCGACCTCGAAGGCTGCAGCGCGCACGGCGACGATCCCGAGGAAGCCGCGCGCGAGGGACGCGTCGCCATCGACGAGTGGATTGCCTCTGCCGTGGCGCATGGCGACCCCGTTCCGGAACCGCGCTATCGTCCTGCAATCTACGCGATGCTGTCGGCGGCGTAG
- the lexA gene encoding transcriptional repressor LexA produces MLTRKQHELICFINDRLAETGVSPSFEEMKDALDLKSKSGVHRLISALEERGFIRRLPNRARALEVTKLPEGGVTKAPVAKPDNVIEMPKRLPQPANDIIELPLHGRIAAGMPIEAMERDTTLPVPAALLGPGEHYALEVSGDSMVEAGILDGDYALIRKTSTARDGEIVVALIDENEATLKYFRPDGARVRLDPANAAYEPQVYGAHQVQVQGKLAGLLRRYH; encoded by the coding sequence ATGCTGACCCGTAAACAGCACGAGCTGATCTGTTTCATCAACGACCGCCTCGCCGAAACCGGCGTGTCGCCCTCGTTCGAGGAGATGAAGGACGCGCTCGACCTCAAGTCGAAATCGGGGGTCCACCGCCTGATTTCCGCGCTCGAGGAACGCGGCTTCATCCGCCGCCTGCCGAACCGCGCCCGCGCGCTCGAAGTCACCAAGCTGCCCGAGGGCGGCGTGACCAAGGCACCGGTGGCGAAACCCGACAACGTCATCGAAATGCCGAAGCGCCTGCCGCAGCCCGCCAATGACATCATCGAGCTGCCGCTGCACGGCCGCATTGCGGCGGGCATGCCGATCGAGGCGATGGAGCGCGACACCACCCTCCCCGTCCCCGCCGCGCTGCTCGGCCCGGGCGAACATTATGCGCTGGAGGTGTCGGGAGACTCGATGGTCGAGGCCGGCATTCTCGACGGCGACTATGCGCTCATCCGCAAGACCAGCACCGCCCGCGACGGCGAAATCGTGGTCGCGCTGATCGACGAGAACGAAGCCACCCTCAAATACTTCCGCCCCGACGGCGCCCGCGTGCGGCTCGACCCCGCCAACGCAGCGTATGAGCCGCAGGTGTACGGCGCGCATCAGGTGCAGGTGCAGGGGAAACTGGCGGGGCTTTTACGCCGTTACCATTAA
- the glp gene encoding gephyrin-like molybdotransferase Glp, protein MITPDEAQARILALGVPVAVETVPLLEATARWAAHDVTARRTQPARDLSAMDGYAIRYGDLPGPWRVVGESAAGMPFGGHVGTGEAARIFTGAAVPDGADTIIIQEEVAREVDALTLTGEGPPHQGAHIRRAGSDFASDNRLVTVGDHLNPARLALAAMGGHGHLDVHRRLRVAILSTGDELVLPGADTGNDRLPNSNAPMLAAMLGPLPVELVDLGIVPDDRAALATAFARAHDCDILVTSGGASVGDHDLVRPVLIDLGASLDFWKVAMRPGKPLMAGTLGTTIVLGLPGNPVSAFVTATLFLLPLVRHLSGARDPLPRRIPASCNAPLPAVGPRTDFVRARWVGSALAPLPSTDSGVLSSLAQADALIVRPAGSEATPTGQPVEAILLG, encoded by the coding sequence ATGATCACCCCCGACGAAGCGCAGGCACGCATCCTAGCGCTCGGGGTACCGGTGGCGGTCGAGACCGTGCCGCTGCTGGAGGCGACGGCGCGCTGGGCCGCCCACGATGTGACCGCCCGCCGCACTCAACCCGCGCGCGATCTGTCGGCAATGGACGGCTATGCGATCCGCTACGGCGATCTGCCGGGGCCGTGGCGCGTTGTTGGCGAGTCGGCGGCGGGAATGCCGTTTGGCGGCCATGTCGGTACAGGCGAGGCCGCACGCATCTTTACCGGCGCAGCGGTCCCCGACGGCGCGGACACGATCATCATCCAGGAAGAAGTCGCACGCGAAGTTGACGCCCTGACGCTCACCGGCGAAGGCCCACCGCATCAGGGCGCGCATATCCGCCGTGCAGGATCCGATTTCGCCAGCGACAACCGGCTAGTCACCGTTGGCGACCACCTCAACCCAGCGCGTCTGGCGCTGGCAGCGATGGGCGGGCACGGCCACCTCGACGTCCACCGCCGCCTCCGCGTCGCGATACTGTCAACGGGCGATGAGCTGGTTCTGCCCGGAGCCGACACAGGCAACGACCGGCTGCCCAACAGCAACGCGCCGATGCTGGCCGCGATGCTCGGCCCCCTGCCGGTCGAACTCGTCGACCTCGGCATCGTCCCCGACGACCGCGCCGCGCTCGCCACCGCCTTCGCCCGCGCGCACGACTGCGACATCCTCGTCACCAGCGGCGGCGCATCGGTCGGCGATCACGATCTCGTGCGGCCGGTGCTAATCGACCTCGGCGCAAGCCTCGATTTCTGGAAAGTCGCGATGCGCCCCGGCAAACCGCTGATGGCGGGCACGCTCGGCACCACTATCGTCCTCGGCCTCCCCGGCAATCCGGTCAGCGCGTTCGTCACCGCGACCTTGTTCTTGCTCCCGCTCGTCCGCCACCTGTCGGGCGCGCGCGATCCGCTGCCGCGCCGCATCCCCGCCAGCTGCAACGCCCCCCTGCCCGCCGTCGGCCCGCGCACCGATTTCGTCCGCGCGCGCTGGGTGGGCAGCGCACTCGCCCCCCTGCCCTCAACCGACAGCGGCGTCCTGTCGAGTCTCGCGCAAGCCGACGCCCTGATCGTCCGCCCCGCCGGGTCCGAAGCGACCCCCACCGGTCAACCGGTAGAGGCCATCCTGCTCGGCTGA
- the moaC gene encoding cyclic pyranopterin monophosphate synthase MoaC, translating into MADLTHLDETGAARMVDVSAKADTAREAVAEGRIEMSRAALAAIRDGTAKKGDVLAVARVAGIMAAKKTSDLIPLCHPIALSSVTVDLTLGQTAITATATARTTGPTGVEMEALTAVSVALLTLYDMAKAMDRAMRIEGVRLLSKTGGKSGDWHA; encoded by the coding sequence ATGGCTGACCTCACCCACCTCGACGAAACCGGCGCGGCGCGCATGGTCGACGTCTCGGCAAAGGCGGATACCGCCCGTGAGGCGGTTGCCGAAGGCCGCATCGAGATGTCGCGTGCCGCGCTCGCCGCGATCCGCGACGGCACCGCCAAAAAGGGCGACGTCCTCGCCGTCGCACGCGTCGCGGGCATTATGGCAGCGAAGAAGACCAGCGACCTCATCCCGCTCTGCCACCCCATCGCGCTGTCGTCGGTCACCGTCGACCTCACCCTCGGCCAAACCGCAATTACCGCCACCGCCACTGCCCGCACGACCGGCCCGACCGGCGTCGAGATGGAGGCACTGACCGCCGTCTCGGTCGCACTGCTCACCCTCTACGACATGGCGAAAGCAATGGACCGCGCGATGCGGATCGAAGGAGTCCGGCTGCTGTCCAAAACCGGCGGCAAATCGGGCGACTGGCACGCATGA
- the trpC gene encoding indole-3-glycerol phosphate synthase TrpC: MNKLDEICATTREEVARRKGVRSLGDLDVLAAAQTPPRGFHAALKAKAETGFALIAEVKKASPSKGLIRADFDPVAHAAAYEAGGAACLSVLTDAPYFQGHDDYLVAARAACTLPILRKDFMLDPWQVAEARSIGADAILVIMAAVDDALAAELEAAALEHGMDVLVEVHDAAELDRALRLKSRLIGVNNRDLRDFSVDFARTYELVGRAPADVTFVAESGLTGHADLLAMSAHGVRTFLVGETLMRQADVEAATRALLNG, from the coding sequence ATGAACAAGCTCGACGAAATCTGCGCGACCACCCGCGAGGAAGTAGCGCGGCGTAAAGGCGTGCGGTCGCTTGGCGATCTGGATGTGCTTGCCGCCGCGCAAACGCCACCACGCGGTTTCCATGCGGCGCTGAAAGCCAAGGCCGAAACCGGCTTCGCGCTCATCGCCGAGGTCAAGAAGGCCAGCCCCTCCAAGGGCCTGATCCGCGCCGATTTCGACCCTGTGGCGCACGCCGCCGCTTATGAAGCCGGGGGCGCTGCCTGCCTGTCGGTGCTCACCGACGCGCCCTATTTTCAGGGCCATGACGACTATCTCGTCGCGGCCCGCGCCGCCTGCACCCTGCCAATCCTCCGCAAGGATTTCATGCTCGACCCGTGGCAGGTCGCCGAGGCGCGCAGCATCGGCGCGGATGCCATCCTGGTCATCATGGCGGCCGTCGACGACGCGCTCGCTGCCGAGCTCGAAGCCGCCGCCCTCGAACACGGCATGGACGTACTGGTCGAAGTCCATGACGCGGCAGAACTCGACCGCGCGCTGCGCCTGAAGTCGCGGCTGATCGGGGTGAACAACCGCGACCTGCGCGATTTCTCGGTCGATTTCGCGCGGACCTATGAACTCGTCGGACGCGCACCTGCGGATGTCACTTTCGTCGCCGAAAGCGGCCTCACCGGCCACGCCGACCTGCTGGCGATGAGCGCGCACGGCGTCCGTACCTTCCTCGTCGGGGAAACCCTGATGCGGCAGGCCGATGTCGAGGCGGCGACCCGGGCCTTGCTCAATGGCTGA